CAGGTTGGCAGAAATTAATACCAAGTATTGGCTACAATATAAGAAAGAAATTCTAATGTACTGCAAGTGGGAGTGTAAACCAGCCTAGACTTCTGGAGAGCATTTTGCAATGTTTAGTGGAATTATGAGTAAACTATGACCCAGCAGTTACTTGCCTGTGTAAATACCCTGCAGATCCATAAGGAAGCATAGAGTATTCACTGCAGCGTTATTTCTAGTAGCAGGGTGCTGGAAGCAATTCCGGTGTCTGTCTTAAGGAGAATGAATACGTTAACCGTAGTATATGCATGCGAACAAATTGATGGAATACTTCAGGTACAGCCAATGACGGTGGCGTAACTAGGGTATTGCACTGGCCCTGGACGTATGgggccactgagcagtttctattaacccggTCTGCCTTCTTCAAGCCATGGCAGTGTGTTGATTAAATGATTAATAAACTTGACTTGTGTTTTTGAGCCGATATTATGGTGAAGTTATCTAGAAAAGGagtgtcagatgtttggacaggggTGCAATTTCCGTGCTTGCTATAGGTGCCATTTTCCGTAGATACACAGCTGGCCGTACTGGATTAATAGAAGCTGCTCAGTGGCAGGTCCGGGGCAAGCGCCACACCTGCCATACCCtagttaaacaacaacaacaagaaaaaaccaaaccctttgctgtcaagtctattctgactcatagcaaccctatacggcagagtagaactgccccattgggtttccagggagcggatggtggattccaactgctggccttttttggttcacagctgtaggtcttaaccactgtgccaccagggctccatacccaGTTATGCCTCTGTAAGTAGACTTAAGTGTAATTACATGAAATGACCATGAACATaatataaaggaaaatataaacataTGTATACAAAAATGTTTTTCAAGAATACATATGTAAAGATGAATTGAAAAGGCATACTTCAAAACTAGATTCCTATTGGAACGGTAGACGAAAGGTGGAataaaatagaaggaatagagtGCCATGAAATAGGAAGTATCAGCAACTCAATATGAGGTCCTTAAAGAGGAGGGCAGGATGTGGTTAGTAAGGACCAGATCATGAGGGCCCTTAGAAGTCACATTGAAAGAATTTGAACTTGATCCTGAGGGCATTGGGGAGTGCTGGGGAAATAAAAATCCTGCCAACCCGGGGAATCCTCTCCATAAAACGTGGAAAAGAAAgcagttttattattgaataagcatgttgttgtgtgccgttgagtcagttctgactcctagtgaacctatttgacagtagaactgcctgtagggtttcctaggctgtaatctttacagggagcagatcgccaggtcttttctcccatggagctgctggtggatttgaactacagacccttctgttagcagctgagctcttaaccattatgctaccggGGCTTACTTGAATAAGTTTATCCAGTTAAAATGCATTGTGGGTAATCTGGATGAGCTTATAAAAGCAGGAAGAAATTCTACCTTGTTTATACAACCAAGTACTACAGCCTCTCTATACCGTTCCATACATAATTTCTCAAAGCCAATGGCATTCCTTTTCCCATAAGAAGATTTGACTGTACCATTTCTACAAATCCTTATATAAAATTCCTCCTAAATTCACCTGGTAATTGAGGTAGACATTTGTTTTAGCTAATTGCCATTCGAAAGAATAACAAAGCTTCTCTTATTTCTATGACAGCTCAGAGAAAGATGCCTAGGTTAAATTCTACAAGGAGATAGTGCTGTTTTCCTAAATGTTTACATTTGAAAGTGACACGCCCAGACCCTTGAAAAAACGTGTTGTGGTTGTAAAGCTGACAAGAGGcttaaatccaaaccaaacttgttgccatcaagtgacagcgactctatagaacagagtggaactgcccatagggtttccaaggagtacctggtgcattcaaactgccaaccttatggttagcagctgagctcttaactgctgcgccaccagctcttaaccactctaacAAGGGGCTTACTCACCTTCTAATTGGGATTTTTTTCTAGATGGTTGGATTGGAAAGGCAAGGGAGTAGTTGAAGTGTGATGGATTGTGGGAGCTAAAATGGATAGGgaaggaagtgggagagactgaGATCAagaaatagagggtcagagggctggaatgcttgaagattaaGTAAAATGTGAGTATATGAATGAGAGTTGGAAGAATAGCATAGGAATTTGTCAGAAAAGTTAGAGGAGCATTTGGGGAGGGAAGTTAACAAATATCAAGAGCCCAATGGATAAGAAAGTAGAGATGAAGGTCATTGAAACTCAAGAAATTGAAAGACTCTAGGGCATTGGTTAGATCATCTGCTTAGACATCAAAGTTGTCTAGGATGATGACAGATTTCGGAGGACTGAGCCATGTGTCAGAGTCCTCAATgaatgagataaaaggaaaatgaacaataaaaagagagagaggaagataaAAACAGATGAAATGCTTCAGAGAGGCAAGGGTTTGTATTATTGTGGATAAGTAAGGCCGGAAGTGGGTATCAAGAACCACAAActccttattttttatttccttgcttGTTTTTTTGCTATGTGTAATGTTGTGGTTTGTTTCTTTCCTCAGTTGATTTTTTAGTCtgacaattatttttcttttcacatttgCAGATTTTTCACGACCTTCTAGTAAAGAAGCCAAGATGTCTGTCGATCCAATGACATATGAGGCCCAATTCTTTGGCTTCACACCACAAACTTGCATGCTTAGGATCTACATTGCATTTCAAGACTACCTATTTGAAGTGATGCAGGCTGTTGAACAGGTTATTCTGAAGAAGCTGGATGGCATCTCAGACTCTGACATTACCCCAGTCCAGATTCGTAAATGCACAGAGAAATTTCTCAGCTTCATGAAGGGACGTTTTGATAACCTCTTTGGCAGAATGGAGCAGCTGTTTTTGCAACTGATCTTGCGTATTCCTCCAAACATTTTGCTTCCTGAAGATAAATCCCAGGAGATGCATTCTTACAGTGAGGAAGAATTCCAGCTTCTTCAAAAAGAAATCGAAGAGTTACAGAAAAAATACAGGACTGAATTATGTGCTAAGCAGGCCCTTCTTGCAGAATTAGAAGAGCAAAAAATTGTTCAGGCCAAACTCAAACAGACATTGACTTTGTTTGATGAGCTTACAAATGTTGGCAGAGATCATGGGATTAGTGATTTTAGGGAGAGTTTGGTATCCCTGGTCCAGAACTCCAGGAAACTGCAAAACATTAGAGTTGttatagaaaaggaaggtgagagactgaaaacatcctAATTTCTAAATGGTAAAAGAGAACATGTCAGAAAGTAGAATGGTGAGGGACTTACACCAATGAGCATCCTTATCCTAGTGAACCATATATTTTAtcagattttctttgttttgtcttgcCTGTGTTCTACATCTTCCTGTTTCTTGGTCCACTGTCCTGAAGCATCTATGTGCTACCCTAAACTAGTCCTTGAAGAATCTATTCCTTAGAGCCTTTAATAGGTGGGAAGAGATTCTTGATTTGATAATGGCTCATTTGGGAGTGTGATTAAAGAAATTATTCCGTGGCCAGCCTGAGGTAATTTGTAAAATAGTGCCTTGATCATGAGTCCTTTGTGACCTTGATCTTTCTGGCTTATTGTTTGAATGAGACCGCATGAGAAAATGGTCTAGTGGGTGACTCCTTTATTAGCCAGCCATTACACTGTGGGACAGCCAATATAGTTAGAGTGCTCGCTCTTGTCCAGTAACTTTTCTTCCATGAGGAAGTTGTTACCTGTTGAAAAAAGCAAGTAGCAGAAGAGGCAACGTTGATCTTTGGTAAAGAAGAAAGAAGTTTTTGTTTCCAAAATGGGCCTTGGTGAGGTTAAGCAGTTTGCTATCTTGGACCCCAGGCATAAACTTTAGACAATAAAGAAGCAGATCCCACTGGAGAAGAAGAAAAGCGTGGAATATACCTAACAGCACCGTTTATACGACTGTTAGGTgtttataccaattttttttttaattcagttcattTTAGAATTGCCTTGTAGCTAACATTTGACTAACTTATTTATTCAAATTCTAATCTTATTCACACTCTTATTCCCTGTCAGTGGGAAGTTTTAGCTGAGTCTTGTGCTTAAatttcattttgtgattataatccaTGTAAAATGTTAGATCACcccaaaaaagggggggggggtggaggtgGCAATAGTTGCTCTTAAGCTATTGCTTGCCCTTCATGTCTCCCTTAAGGAACAGGATTTGGAATTTCTCCGTATGTAGAGAAAGGGGTAACTCAGGGTATTCATGTTTGTCAGTAAATACACTTAGAAAGCCTGTGTTTACCTGGAATATGTATGTTATCAAGCAGTGTTTTTCCCAATCCTATCCATTAAATACATGTATCTTAAAAGCTGTggtttttgcttttcttccaTCTGTAATGTCATGGTACATTTCTTTCCTCGGTGTGACTTTTTACCCAAATTaagtttttctgttgtttttacacTTGTAGCTTATTCAAAATCTCCTAGTGTAGTGAATTGAATGatgttgttcttgggtgccatggagtcacttctgactcatagcaacccagtgtgacagggtacaactgtccaatagggttttcttggctgtaatctttatggaagcagattgccaggtctttcttccagccttttagttagcacccaagcgcttagccattgcaccaccagggcttatcgGTTGACTGGTGGTTCCCAAAAAGATACGTCCATGCCCTATTTCTCAGAACCTTTTAATGTTACCATATTTGGAAAAAGTCTGCAGAtgtaagttaaggatcttgagataaggagatcatcctggatatctgggtgggccctaaatccaaagaCAAGCGTCTTTGTAAGAGAGATTtgagagagaagaggcagaggcaTGTGACCATGGAGGCAGAGGTGGGAGTGATACAGCCACAAGGCCAAAGAATGCCAACCAGcaccagaagctgaagagacagaatGGATTCCTCCCTAGAGCTTCCAGAGGGAGTGTAGccatgccaacaccttgatttcagacgtTGGCCTCCAGAACGGTCAGAGCATACAtttatgctgttttaagccaccttgTTTGTGATagcaataagaaactaatataCCTAGTGACATCAGCATATTAAATATCCTTAAGCATGTAGGCTGTTTATTGAGGAAACAGTTGGGGCCTGGCTGGCCTTATTATACATGCAGTAATACTTTTGTCCAAATATAGTTAAAATATGAACATGAACCTGggtaaaacaaaaacccattgcaatcaaaTCAATCCCGACTCTTAGCACAAcactattggacagagcagaggtgccccatagggtttccaaggctgtaatctttactgaagcggactgccacatccttctcccccagagcaagtggtgggttcaaactactgacttttcagttagcagatgagcacttaactactgtgtcaccacgGCTCCTTTGCCTCTGGATAGGAAATCCACAGTGTTTAGAACTCAGAGATCCTTCCATATAAGTGTTCAAAATAACTGTTGGATGTTAATATTACTATTTGTCATGGTGGTGTCTGCAGCAACAAATTAATCTGCTTAGCTCCATTGCCCTCTAATAAATTCGCAACtaaaaaatgcagaaataaagataataacTGGTTATCTACTCTGCTTCCTTGCCCCATCTCCCATCCAGCATCTATATCGCCCAATTTCTTGCTCCTAACTTCTCTACATTTGATTCTATTATTTTGTAATACCAACCTTCAGCTTCCCCAGATGTCTGCCCCTAAACCTGCCCCAGTATTTATCTATTTCCTTTTGCCCTGTGCCTCTTCTCCACTCTACCCTCAGACTATTTTCCTGTTATCCTGCCGCTGCGGTGACAGCCAATCGGGGAGGCAGTTTGGTATGGTCTTAATAAAGATGAGGCATTACCAACCTTAGAAAAATAAGAATTAGAAGGAAATGTGATGAACAAATGTATACccacaaattagataacttagatgagatggacaaattcctagaaaaatacaaattactgtaactgactcaagaagaaatttaaaaaattgaaaagggCTATaacaaataaggaaaccctggtggcgtagtggttataccctggtggcatagtggttaataagagttatggctgctaaccaaaaggtcagcagtttgaatccactagccgctccttggaaaccctatggagcagttcccactctgtcctgtaggatccctatgagtcagaatcgactcgacggtagtgggtttttggtataacaaataaggagccttggtggtgcagtggttaagagctcagctgctaatcaaaatgtcagcagttcgaatctaccagctgctccttggaaaccccatggggcagttctactctgtcctacagggtcgtcatgagtcagaattgactcaacagcaacaggtttggttttgggttataacaagtaagggagccctggtggtgcagtggttaagtgctcagctgctaactgaaaggtcggcagtttgagcctaccagccactccacaggagaaagatgcggcagtctgcttccgtaaagatttatagccttagaaatctatggggcagctctactctgttttatggggtcgctatgagttggaatcaactcggcaatgGGTATTTGGGTTTTATAACaaagagattgaattagtaatttaaaaacaaaaaacttccacAAAGAAAAGCCTAGAACCAAATGGCATCACTGTCGAAGCCTACCtagcatttaaaaaagaattaataatGCCAGTTCTTCACAAACACTTCCAGCCATTAGTTGAAAAGATTATTCATTCCACATTGTATTGTCCTGGTACCCTTGTTGCACATTTACTGTAAATATGagagtttatttctgaactctgaaTTCCATTGATTTATGTCAGTCCTTATGTCAGtactacactgtcttgattactgtagctttgttgtAAGTTTTGAAACTGGGTAGAGGAGGGAACACTTACCAACTTGTTCTGTGAGACCAGTGTTACACTGATACCAGAACCAAACAAAGACATCACAGGAGAAGagaactacagaccaatatctcctaTGCATATAGGTGCAAATCGAATCTAGCAATATATAGAAAGGATTATacaccaggaatgcaaggtttaACCTCTGAAAATCAATGTAAGATACCATATcaatagaataaaggaaaaaaccCCACAGGATGATCttgatagatgcagaaaaagcatttgacaaaatccaacacctcttcctgataaagacatttaataaactaggaatagaagggaacttcctcactCTGATAAAGGTATCTGcaaaaaacccacagctgtcaTACATGGTGAAAGACTGGCTTTTCTCCCCCTGCCaagatcaggaataagacaaggatgtctgATCTTGTCACTTCTGTTCAACATTTTCCTGGAGGTTCTAACCTGGGCAGtctggaaagaaaatgaaataaaaggcctCCAGATTGGTTAAGATTTACGAagtccatggttttttttttttttttttccacccttggTTAGATaggatagaaagaaataaaactatctttgCATATATACTAtggtatatagaaaatcctaaggaatccactaaaaaaactattagaattaACTAAGGAGTTCAGCAAATTTGCAGGATACACAATATACAAAAATTCAACTATGTGTCTATGCACTAATAACACAcaaataaaagatgaaaacaactccACTTATGAAAatgtgaaaaagaacaaaatgcttaGGCGTAATTTAAACAAAGTGAAAAACTTgtactctgaaaactacaaaatattgttggaagaaattaaaaacacccTAATGGAAAGACATCTCATATTCATGGATTGGGAACACTTAATAACATCAAggtggtgtcttggttatctagtgctggtataacagaaataccacaagtggatggttttaacaaagagaaatttgttctctcacagacTACTagtttagaagtccaaattcagggtgccagctccagggaaaggctttctctgtcagctcaacaggaaagtccttgtcatcaatcttcccctggtctaggagtttctctgtgtaggaacttcaggtccaaaggatgtgctgtggtcccaatgctgctttcttgattgtatgaggtccctatatctctctgctcgcttttctcttttttatctcaaaaaagattggcttaaaaaacaatctaatcttgtagacctcatcaacataactgccaggaatccatctcattaacatcatagtaacaggatttacaacacataggaaaatcacatcagatgacaaaatggtggacaatcacacaatactgggaatcatggactagccaaatcaatacacatatttttgggggacccaattcaatccattacaggtgGCAATAATCCCCAaattaatctacagattcaatgcaatcccttcAGAATTACAGCTGgcttctttgtagaaattgacataTTGATCCTAAAATAAATATAGAAATTGAAGTGACCCAAAACAATTGTAAAAAAGACCAAAGTTGGAGGATTCATACTTTGTGATTTCagaacttactacaaagctacaatcATTAAGACAGCatggtactggcataaagataggcatacagatcaatggaacagaattcagagtccagaaataaaccttcaCGTTCACAGTCAGTTGATGTCCAACAAGGGTGTCACGACAATTCAAtatggaaagaatagtctttttcaAGAAATGGTGCTCGGACAACTGTAtaaccacatgcaaaagaatgaagttggacccctgtcttagttatctagtgctgctgtagcagaaataccacagttgggtggctgtaacaaaccaaaagtttggaagttcgaatctaccaggcattcctcgaaaaccctatagggcagttctactatgtcctttggggttgctatgagttggaattgacagcaatgggtttggttttgggttttggtaacaaacagaaacttgttttctctcagtttaggaggctagaagtctgcattcagggtgCAAGCTCTAAGGTAAggctctctccctgttggctctgagggaagtttcttgtctcttcagcctctGGACCTTGGCAGTCAAGGTCatcttcatgtggtatggcatctatcttccccctctctgcttgcttgctcccttgcttgctcaatctgctgtctttatatctcaaaagagattgatttaagacaaaccctacattaatcctgcctcattaacataacagaaaacccattctcaaatggaattataaccacaggtctgggggttaggatttacaacacattttggggggacacaattcaatctataacaactcTAACTGAAATTGGAAGAAAGACTTAAATGTacgaactaaaactataaaactcttagaagaaaacatagacttaaatcttcatgaccttggattaggcaatagTTTCTTTGATTATAACACCAAAAGTACaagcaataaaaggaaaaataggtaAACTGTACACCATGGAAATTAAAAACCCTTGTGCCTCAAATGACACcatcatgaaaatgaaaaaacaaccCACAGGATGGGAGAACATTTTTGCAAATCATATCTCTGATCTAGGGTATTTAAAAAGAACTTCTGCaagtcaataaaaagacaagccaattaaaaatgggcaaagattctGAACAGACATTTTTCTGAATAGACATTATTCCAAAtggcaataagcacatgaaaagatgctcaactggGCCATCAGggttacaaatcaaaactacaatgagatcccacCTCACATTCACTAAAATGGCTATAATAATATAGATGTAATAGCAAGTCTTGGCAGGGAAGCTTGCCTCATGATAAACTCCATTATTAACAAAGTGAGCTCCAGGAAGGCAAGGATTATTTGATTTGCTGATCACTGTCTCCAGTGCTTGGTACCTA
The window above is part of the Elephas maximus indicus isolate mEleMax1 chromosome 19, mEleMax1 primary haplotype, whole genome shotgun sequence genome. Proteins encoded here:
- the MIS12 gene encoding protein MIS12 homolog isoform X1, with protein sequence MHVKMSLPAPHISPHNLLPKTLSLLLTDFSRPSSKEAKMSVDPMTYEAQFFGFTPQTCMLRIYIAFQDYLFEVMQAVEQVILKKLDGISDSDITPVQIRKCTEKFLSFMKGRFDNLFGRMEQLFLQLILRIPPNILLPEDKSQEMHSYSEEEFQLLQKEIEELQKKYRTELCAKQALLAELEEQKIVQAKLKQTLTLFDELTNVGRDHGISDFRESLVSLVQNSRKLQNIRVVIEKEGERLKTS
- the MIS12 gene encoding protein MIS12 homolog isoform X2, coding for MSVDPMTYEAQFFGFTPQTCMLRIYIAFQDYLFEVMQAVEQVILKKLDGISDSDITPVQIRKCTEKFLSFMKGRFDNLFGRMEQLFLQLILRIPPNILLPEDKSQEMHSYSEEEFQLLQKEIEELQKKYRTELCAKQALLAELEEQKIVQAKLKQTLTLFDELTNVGRDHGISDFRESLVSLVQNSRKLQNIRVVIEKEGERLKTS